One window from the genome of Streptomyces sp. NBC_00287 encodes:
- a CDS encoding ribonuclease D: MTDAQDTAADSSLRTTGGAPPDDGGSSVTGAPAGAPNPEPTPLLEPREGIPPVIADEESLARAIAAFAAGSGPVAVDAERASGYRYGQRAYLVQLRRQGAGTALIDPVACPDLSGLGEALSGTEWVLHAATQDLPCLREIGMVPTQLFDTELAGRLAGFPRVGLGAMVESVLGFVLEKGHSAVDWSTRPLPEPWLRYAALDVELLVDLRDALEKELDRQGKLEWARQEFDAIASAPPAEPRKDPWRRTSGMHKVRRRRQLGVVRELWETRDRIAQRRDVSPGKVLSDAAIVEAALALPANAHGLAALNGFGHRMGRRQLEQWQAAVDRAKALSESQLPQPGQPVTGPPPPRAWADKDPAAAARLSAARAGVSALAERLNMPQENLITPDTVRRVCWEPPTDVDAETVGAALTHHGARPWQVEQVTPVLVAALSA; encoded by the coding sequence GTGACCGACGCCCAAGACACCGCAGCAGACAGCTCACTGCGAACCACCGGAGGCGCCCCTCCGGACGACGGCGGATCTTCTGTTACGGGGGCGCCGGCCGGGGCACCGAACCCTGAACCGACCCCTTTGCTGGAACCGCGCGAAGGCATTCCGCCCGTGATCGCCGACGAGGAGTCCCTCGCCCGCGCGATCGCCGCGTTCGCCGCGGGCTCGGGCCCCGTCGCCGTCGACGCCGAGCGCGCCTCCGGCTACCGCTACGGACAGCGCGCCTATCTGGTGCAGCTGCGCCGCCAGGGCGCGGGTACGGCGCTGATCGACCCCGTGGCCTGTCCCGATCTCTCCGGTCTCGGCGAGGCGCTCTCCGGTACGGAGTGGGTGCTGCACGCCGCGACCCAGGACCTGCCCTGTCTCAGGGAAATAGGTATGGTCCCCACCCAGCTGTTCGACACCGAGCTGGCAGGCCGACTGGCCGGGTTCCCGCGGGTCGGGCTCGGCGCGATGGTCGAGAGCGTCCTCGGCTTCGTCCTGGAGAAGGGGCACTCCGCGGTCGACTGGTCCACCCGCCCGCTGCCCGAGCCCTGGCTGCGCTATGCCGCGCTGGACGTGGAGCTCCTCGTCGATCTGCGTGACGCGTTGGAGAAGGAGCTGGACCGGCAGGGCAAGCTGGAGTGGGCCCGGCAGGAGTTCGACGCGATCGCGTCCGCGCCGCCGGCCGAGCCGCGCAAGGACCCCTGGCGCCGCACCTCCGGGATGCACAAGGTACGGCGGCGTCGGCAGCTCGGCGTCGTGCGCGAGCTGTGGGAGACGCGGGACCGGATCGCGCAGCGCCGGGATGTGTCGCCGGGCAAGGTGCTGTCGGACGCCGCGATCGTGGAGGCGGCGCTCGCGCTGCCCGCGAACGCGCATGGGCTGGCCGCGTTGAACGGATTCGGGCATCGGATGGGGCGACGGCAGCTGGAGCAGTGGCAGGCGGCCGTCGACCGGGCCAAGGCGCTGAGCGAATCGCAGCTGCCGCAGCCCGGGCAGCCGGTGACCGGTCCTCCGCCGCCGCGCGCGTGGGCCGACAAGGACCCCGCGGCCGCCGCGCGTCTGTCCGCGGCCCGCGCCGGAGTTTCCGCACTGGCCGAGCGGCTCAACATGCCCCAGGAGAACCTGATCACTCCGGACACGGTGCGGCGGGTGTGCTGGGAGCCGCCGACGGACGTGGACGCGGAGACCGTCGGGGCCGCGCTCACGCATCACGGGGCTCGGCCCTGGCAGGTCGAGCAGGTGACGCCGGTTCTGGTGGCGGCGCTGTCAGCGTAG
- a CDS encoding response regulator transcription factor has protein sequence MSVLLEQPASLVAYRPNKPTAMVVVADPRVRSTVTRHLWALGVRDVIEASSVAEARPRIGNPRDICVADVHLPDGSGLTLLSETRAAGWPNGLALSAADDIGAVRNALAGGVKGYVVTGTRTNVGLPTRPGAAPIGAAAARMHRRPPGAPSHPGGYRELSGREVEVLRLVAEGQSNKAIGVSMGLSALTVKSHLARIARKLGTGDRAGMVAVALRTGIIH, from the coding sequence GTGTCCGTTCTCCTCGAGCAGCCCGCAAGCCTGGTCGCCTACCGCCCGAACAAGCCGACCGCCATGGTGGTCGTGGCCGATCCCCGCGTCCGCTCCACCGTCACCCGCCATCTGTGGGCGCTCGGTGTGCGCGACGTCATCGAGGCCTCGTCCGTCGCGGAGGCTCGTCCCCGCATCGGCAACCCCCGCGACATCTGTGTCGCCGACGTCCATCTGCCCGACGGCTCCGGCCTGACCCTTCTGTCGGAGACCCGCGCAGCGGGCTGGCCCAACGGCCTCGCCCTCTCCGCGGCCGACGACATCGGCGCCGTCCGCAACGCACTGGCCGGAGGCGTGAAGGGCTACGTCGTCACCGGCACCCGCACCAACGTCGGGCTCCCCACCCGGCCCGGTGCCGCCCCCATCGGCGCCGCCGCCGCCCGTATGCACCGCCGCCCCCCGGGTGCCCCGAGCCACCCGGGCGGCTACCGCGAACTGTCCGGCCGTGAGGTCGAGGTACTGCGACTGGTGGCGGAGGGCCAGTCGAACAAGGCCATCGGCGTCTCGATGGGCCTGTCCGCACTGACCGTCAAGAGCCACCTCGCCCGGATCGCCCGCAAGCTCGGCACGGGCGACCGCGCCGGCATGGTCGCCGTCGCCCTGCGCACCGGCATCATCCACTGA
- a CDS encoding DUF3000 domain-containing protein, whose translation MDDAKDTGEADGQASSGAPPVFRAAVEALRSSRLRPQIEVESTRAPQRLAPHAYALEATVVDGDQDLADGRLVLLHDPAGHDAWRGTFRLVTLVRAELEPEMAADPLLPEVCWTWLTGALQARGLTYGEPSGTVTRASSHYFGGLSERPSASQIEIRASWTPREGLGGVPDTAAHLASWADLLAQVAGLPPAGPGDAAVVTLPQRRGPQSR comes from the coding sequence ATGGATGACGCGAAGGACACCGGGGAGGCTGACGGGCAGGCGAGCAGTGGTGCGCCGCCCGTCTTCCGAGCCGCGGTGGAGGCCCTGCGCAGCAGTCGGCTGAGGCCGCAGATCGAGGTGGAGTCGACGCGCGCCCCGCAGCGACTCGCCCCGCACGCGTACGCGCTGGAGGCAACCGTCGTCGACGGCGATCAGGATCTGGCCGACGGACGACTCGTGCTGCTGCACGATCCGGCCGGGCACGACGCCTGGCGCGGAACGTTCCGGCTGGTGACGCTGGTGCGGGCGGAGCTGGAGCCGGAGATGGCGGCCGACCCGCTGCTGCCCGAGGTGTGCTGGACCTGGCTGACCGGTGCGCTGCAGGCGCGCGGACTGACGTACGGCGAGCCGAGCGGCACCGTCACGCGCGCGAGTTCGCACTACTTCGGCGGTCTGTCCGAACGTCCGTCGGCCTCGCAGATCGAGATCCGCGCATCCTGGACCCCGCGCGAGGGCCTCGGCGGTGTGCCGGACACCGCGGCGCATCTCGCCTCGTGGGCCGATCTGCTCGCGCAGGTCGCGGGTTTGCCGCCGGCCGGTCCCGGAGACGCGGCGGTGGTGACGCTGCCGCAGCGCCGTGGACCGCAGTCGCGATAA
- the hemE gene encoding uroporphyrinogen decarboxylase — protein sequence MSANDTQPTATYDSAFMKACRREPVPHTPVWFMRQAGRSLPEYRKVREGIPMLESCMRPELVTEITLQPVRRHNVDAAIYFSDIVVPLKAIGIDLDIKPGVGPVVENPIRTRADLAQLRDLTPEDVSYVTEAIGLLTRELGSTPLIGFAGAPFTLASYLVEGGPSRTYENAKAMMYGDPELWADLLDRLAEITAAFLKVQIEAGASAVQLFDSWVGALAPADYRRSVMPASAKVFQAVAGYGVPRIHFGVGTGELLGLMGEAGADVVGVDWRVPLDEAARRVGPGKALQGNLDPTVLFSTTEAVERKTQEVLDAAAGLEGHVFNLGHGVMPNTDPDSLTRLVEYVHTHTAR from the coding sequence GTGAGTGCCAACGACACGCAGCCGACAGCGACGTACGACTCCGCCTTCATGAAGGCATGCAGGCGCGAGCCCGTGCCGCACACCCCGGTGTGGTTCATGCGGCAGGCCGGCCGCTCCCTGCCGGAGTACCGCAAGGTCCGCGAGGGCATTCCGATGCTCGAGTCCTGCATGCGCCCGGAGCTGGTCACCGAGATCACCCTCCAGCCCGTGCGCCGTCACAACGTGGACGCGGCGATCTACTTCAGCGACATCGTGGTCCCCCTCAAGGCCATCGGTATCGACCTCGACATCAAGCCCGGCGTCGGCCCGGTCGTCGAGAACCCGATCCGTACCCGCGCCGACCTGGCGCAGCTGCGTGACCTGACCCCCGAGGACGTCTCCTACGTCACCGAGGCCATCGGCCTGCTCACCCGCGAGCTCGGGTCCACCCCGCTCATCGGTTTCGCGGGCGCGCCTTTCACCCTCGCGAGTTACCTCGTCGAGGGCGGTCCGTCGCGTACGTACGAGAACGCCAAGGCGATGATGTACGGCGACCCCGAGCTCTGGGCCGACCTCCTCGACCGTCTCGCCGAGATCACGGCCGCCTTCCTGAAGGTCCAGATCGAGGCCGGCGCCTCCGCGGTCCAACTCTTCGACTCCTGGGTCGGCGCGCTCGCCCCCGCCGACTACCGCCGCTCGGTCATGCCCGCCTCGGCCAAGGTCTTCCAGGCCGTCGCCGGATACGGCGTCCCGCGCATCCACTTCGGCGTCGGAACCGGCGAGCTGCTCGGACTGATGGGCGAGGCCGGCGCGGATGTCGTCGGCGTCGACTGGCGCGTCCCGCTGGACGAGGCCGCCCGCCGGGTCGGCCCCGGCAAGGCGCTCCAGGGCAACCTCGACCCGACGGTGCTGTTCTCCACCACCGAGGCCGTCGAGAGGAAGACCCAGGAGGTCCTCGACGCCGCGGCGGGCCTGGAGGGCCATGTCTTCAACCTCGGCCACGGCGTCATGCCGAACACCGACCCGGACTCGCTGACCCGGCTCGTCGAGTACGTCCACACGCACACCGCGCGCTGA